The Neofelis nebulosa isolate mNeoNeb1 chromosome X, mNeoNeb1.pri, whole genome shotgun sequence genome has a segment encoding these proteins:
- the LOC131502896 gene encoding uncharacterized protein LOC131502896 isoform X2, translating to MAGTTTRQKTRTWIPPSMTALRYWHRFMEFGKIYRIIRYQTPRLPGSLTAAALYIRVKGWTEAFPTKHETPQVVAKKMLEDIMPRYGFPTLIGSDNGPAFISKHTHQEVWPRLRAIYENGPPPEPHHYRPGDWAYVRRHKQETLQPRWKGPYIVILTTPTALKVDGIATWIHYTHTRPADPFAVREDFVPEANTAWTVDQSKTHPLKLTLRRKPDPENRLRPKAWVSHTKTVAAALDPQ from the exons ATGGCTGGGACtacaacacggcagaag ACCCGGACTTGGATACCCCCCTCCATGACTGCGCTGAGATATTGGCACAGGTTCATGGAGTTCGGGAAGATTTACAGGATCATCCGCTACCAGACGCCGAGGTTACCTGGTTCACTGACGGCAGCAGCTTTGTACATCAGGGTCAAAG GATGGACAGAGGCCTTCCCCACCAAGCATGAGACTCCGCAGGTAGTAGCAAAGAAAATGTTGGAAGACATCATGCCCAGGTACGGATTCCCTACCCTAATAGGATCAGACAACGGGCCAGCATTCATTTCAAAG CACACCCACCAGGAAGTTTGGCCCAGATTGAGAGCCATTTATGAGAACGGGCCCCCTCCTGAGCCGCATCACTACCGACCCGGAGATTGGGCATATGTGCGGAGACACAAGCAAGAGACCCTCCAACCACGGTGGAAGGGACCCTACATTGTGATCCTAACCACACCCACTGCTCTCAAAGTCGACGGGATTGCTACCTGGATCCATTACACCCACACCCGACCAGCTGATCCCTTTGCGGTTCGAGAAGACTTCGTGCCAGAAGCCAACACTGCCTGGACGGTTGACCAGAGTAAGACCCATCCTTTAAAATTGACTCTGCGTCGAAAACCTGACCCCGAAAACCGGCTGAGACCAAAGGCCTGGGTGTCCCATACCAAGACTGTTGCTGCAGCTCTGGACCCACAATGA
- the LOC131502896 gene encoding uncharacterized protein LOC131502896 isoform X1: MAGTTTRQKTRTWIPPSMTALRYWHRFMEFGKIYRIIRYQTPRLPGSLTAAALYIRVKDTFSGWTEAFPTKHETPQVVAKKMLEDIMPRYGFPTLIGSDNGPAFISKHTHQEVWPRLRAIYENGPPPEPHHYRPGDWAYVRRHKQETLQPRWKGPYIVILTTPTALKVDGIATWIHYTHTRPADPFAVREDFVPEANTAWTVDQSKTHPLKLTLRRKPDPENRLRPKAWVSHTKTVAAALDPQ; the protein is encoded by the exons ATGGCTGGGACtacaacacggcagaag ACCCGGACTTGGATACCCCCCTCCATGACTGCGCTGAGATATTGGCACAGGTTCATGGAGTTCGGGAAGATTTACAGGATCATCCGCTACCAGACGCCGAGGTTACCTGGTTCACTGACGGCAGCAGCTTTGTACATCAGGGTCAAAG ATACCTTTTCAGGATGGACAGAGGCCTTCCCCACCAAGCATGAGACTCCGCAGGTAGTAGCAAAGAAAATGTTGGAAGACATCATGCCCAGGTACGGATTCCCTACCCTAATAGGATCAGACAACGGGCCAGCATTCATTTCAAAG CACACCCACCAGGAAGTTTGGCCCAGATTGAGAGCCATTTATGAGAACGGGCCCCCTCCTGAGCCGCATCACTACCGACCCGGAGATTGGGCATATGTGCGGAGACACAAGCAAGAGACCCTCCAACCACGGTGGAAGGGACCCTACATTGTGATCCTAACCACACCCACTGCTCTCAAAGTCGACGGGATTGCTACCTGGATCCATTACACCCACACCCGACCAGCTGATCCCTTTGCGGTTCGAGAAGACTTCGTGCCAGAAGCCAACACTGCCTGGACGGTTGACCAGAGTAAGACCCATCCTTTAAAATTGACTCTGCGTCGAAAACCTGACCCCGAAAACCGGCTGAGACCAAAGGCCTGGGTGTCCCATACCAAGACTGTTGCTGCAGCTCTGGACCCACAATGA